A genomic window from Glaciihabitans sp. INWT7 includes:
- a CDS encoding DNA topoisomerase (ATP-hydrolyzing) subunit A: MTTPEIPPAQPSGERIDTVDVSTEMEGSFLEYAYSVIYSRALPDARDGLKPVQRRILYQMTEMGLRPDRGHVKSARVTGEVMGKLHPHGDASIYDAMVRLAQSFILRVPLIDGHGNFGTLDDGPAAPRYTEARLTAAAMAMTEDLDEDVVDFVPNYDNQLTQPEVLPSAFPNLLVNGASGIAVGMATNMAPHNLIEVIGAARHLIAHPDASLDDLMSFVPGPDLPTGGTIIGLAGIRDAYETGRGSFRTRARVSVENITARKAGLIITELPYMVGAEKVIEKIKDGVNSKKLNGISDVTDLTDRKHGLRLVVGIKTGFSPDAVLEQLFRFTPLEDSFNINNVALVDGGPKTLGLRELLQVYIDHRISVVTRRSQYRLARKRERLHLVEGLLVAILDIDEVIQVIRASDDTEQARVRLMDVFDLSQIQAEYILELRLRRLTKFSRIELEAERDQLLAEIAALEQLLTGPQRVRQLVSDELEEVAERFGTPRRTLLTEARPPVGTTVAARAAAAVLEIADTPCRVYLSTTGRAIRVDLPDVASELPERAARRTKHDAILSSIVTTSRSEIGAVTSLGRLIRLTPVDLPVVPESSIQLAAGVRISDYLAIDAKKERVLALVSLSSSDAIAIGTRQGVVKRLTPGDWANRPEFEIISLKPGDSVVGVRQSADTDELLFVTSEAQLLHFPAASVRPQGRSAGGMAGINLGAKASVIFFGAVDPGSEVVVATVSSSSATIAGMEAGRAKVSSLSEFPGKGRATGGVRAHSFLKGEDQLVVAWAGIAPPLAVGADGAVRALPEAGAKRDASGTPLDGLVGSIGSPIR, translated from the coding sequence GAGCACTCCCCGACGCTCGCGACGGGCTCAAGCCGGTTCAGCGCCGCATCCTGTACCAGATGACCGAGATGGGCCTGCGGCCCGACCGCGGGCACGTCAAGTCCGCGCGCGTCACCGGTGAAGTGATGGGCAAGCTGCATCCGCATGGCGACGCATCCATCTACGACGCGATGGTGCGGCTCGCCCAGAGCTTCATTCTGCGTGTGCCCCTCATCGACGGCCACGGCAACTTCGGCACGCTCGACGACGGACCGGCGGCCCCCCGCTACACCGAGGCCCGTCTCACCGCGGCCGCGATGGCGATGACGGAGGACCTCGACGAGGACGTCGTGGACTTCGTGCCGAACTACGACAACCAGCTGACCCAGCCAGAGGTGCTGCCCTCGGCGTTTCCCAACCTGCTGGTGAACGGGGCCTCCGGCATCGCGGTGGGGATGGCCACGAACATGGCGCCGCACAACCTCATCGAAGTCATCGGCGCGGCCCGGCATCTCATCGCGCATCCGGATGCCTCCCTCGACGACCTCATGTCGTTCGTGCCCGGCCCCGACCTGCCCACCGGCGGCACCATCATCGGGCTCGCCGGCATCCGCGACGCCTATGAGACTGGACGGGGCAGTTTCCGCACCCGCGCGCGCGTCTCGGTCGAGAACATCACCGCGCGAAAAGCCGGCCTCATCATCACCGAGCTCCCGTACATGGTCGGCGCCGAGAAGGTGATCGAGAAGATCAAGGACGGGGTCAACTCCAAGAAGCTCAACGGCATCTCGGATGTCACCGACCTCACCGATCGCAAGCACGGCCTGCGGCTCGTCGTCGGTATCAAGACCGGCTTCAGCCCCGACGCGGTGCTCGAACAGCTGTTCCGCTTCACGCCGCTCGAAGACTCGTTCAACATCAACAACGTCGCCCTCGTCGACGGCGGCCCGAAGACCCTCGGCCTGCGCGAACTGTTGCAGGTCTACATCGACCACCGCATCTCGGTGGTGACGCGCCGCAGCCAGTATCGGCTCGCTCGCAAGAGGGAACGCCTGCATCTCGTCGAGGGTCTGCTCGTCGCGATCCTCGACATCGACGAGGTGATCCAGGTGATCCGGGCGAGCGATGACACGGAGCAGGCCCGCGTGCGGCTGATGGATGTCTTCGACCTCAGCCAGATCCAGGCCGAGTACATCCTCGAACTGCGGCTGCGCCGCCTCACCAAGTTCTCCCGCATCGAACTCGAAGCGGAGCGCGACCAGTTGCTCGCCGAAATAGCCGCGCTCGAGCAACTGCTCACCGGGCCGCAGCGGGTGCGCCAGCTGGTCTCCGACGAGCTCGAGGAGGTGGCGGAACGCTTCGGTACCCCCCGCCGCACTCTGCTGACCGAGGCGCGACCCCCGGTCGGCACCACCGTCGCCGCCCGGGCGGCCGCGGCCGTGCTCGAGATCGCCGACACGCCCTGCCGGGTGTACCTGTCGACGACCGGTCGGGCGATCCGGGTCGACCTCCCAGACGTCGCCTCCGAGCTGCCCGAGCGTGCCGCCCGACGCACCAAGCACGATGCGATCCTGTCGTCGATCGTCACGACCAGCCGATCGGAGATCGGCGCGGTCACGTCGCTCGGACGACTCATCCGCCTCACACCCGTCGACCTTCCGGTCGTTCCCGAGAGCTCAATCCAGCTCGCGGCCGGGGTGCGAATCTCCGACTACCTCGCTATCGATGCGAAGAAGGAGCGTGTGCTCGCTCTGGTGTCGCTCTCGTCTTCGGACGCGATCGCCATCGGTACCCGACAGGGCGTGGTGAAGCGGCTCACGCCCGGAGACTGGGCGAACCGACCCGAGTTCGAGATCATCTCCCTCAAGCCGGGAGATTCGGTCGTGGGAGTGCGGCAGTCGGCCGACACCGATGAGCTGCTCTTCGTGACCTCCGAGGCGCAACTTCTACACTTCCCCGCCGCCAGTGTTCGGCCACAGGGGCGTTCGGCCGGCGGAATGGCGGGCATCAACCTGGGTGCGAAGGCCTCGGTGATCTTCTTCGGAGCCGTCGACCCCGGGTCAGAGGTCGTCGTCGCCACCGTTTCGAGCAGTAGCGCGACGATCGCCGGCATGGAGGCGGGACGTGCGAAGGTCTCATCACTGTCGGAATTCCCCGGAAAGGGTCGCGCGACCGGCGGGGTGCGCGCCCATTCGTTCCTCAAGGGTGAAGACCAACTCGTGGTGGCCTGGGCCGGTATCGCTCCCCCACTCGCTGTCGGTGCGGATGGCGCGGTGCGCGCCCTGCCCGAGGCAGGAGCCAAGCGCGACGCATCCGGAACCCCCCTCGACGGCCTCGTCGGCTCGATCGGCAGCCCGATCCGCTGA
- a CDS encoding type IIA DNA topoisomerase subunit B, which produces MASSDYSARHLSVLEGLEAVRKRPGMYIGSTDSRGLMHCLWEIIDNSVDEALGGNGDEIRVILHSDNSVEVRDRARGIPVDIEPKTGLSGVEVVFTKLHAGGKFGSGSYAASGGLHGVGASVVNALSERLDVEVDRDGKTWAMSFHRGEPGIFADSGDGPRADAVFTPFENKSELRVVGKVARGVTGTRIRYWADPQIFSRGTTFQTDELSTRARQTAFLVRGLGISITDERGEEPSTEVFRFDGGIGEYVDFLAPDTALTETWRMSGSGTFSETVPVLDDKGHMVATELERECEVDIALRWGTGYETVFRSYVNIIATPKGGTHQAGFEAGMLKFLRSQVEQNARRLKVGTGANSTEKIEKDDVLAGLTAVLTVRLPEPQFEGQTKEILGTPAVRNIVAAVVAKTMAERFGSPKRDDKTQSALVLDKIVAEMKSRISARAHKETQRRKNALENSSLPAKLVDCRSSDVANSELFVVEGDSALGTAKLARDSEYQALLPIRGKILNVQKASVSDMLGNAECASIIQVIGAGSGRSFDLATARYGKVIIMSDADVDGAHIRTLLLTLFFRYMPDMIRDGRVYAAVPPLHRVIVMNPGTKPNETIYTYSEQELNGVLAGLKKSNKRYQDPIQRYKGLGEMDADQLATTTMDRHHRTLRRVQITDAANAERVFELLMGNDVAPRKDFIIAGSDGLSRERIDV; this is translated from the coding sequence GTGGCGAGTTCCGACTATTCCGCACGACACCTCTCAGTGCTCGAGGGCCTCGAGGCCGTGCGGAAGCGCCCAGGAATGTACATCGGATCCACAGACTCCCGTGGGCTCATGCACTGCCTGTGGGAGATCATCGACAATTCCGTCGACGAAGCGCTCGGCGGAAACGGCGACGAGATCCGCGTGATCCTCCACTCGGACAACAGCGTCGAGGTGCGGGATCGCGCGCGCGGCATCCCGGTCGATATCGAGCCGAAGACCGGACTCTCCGGCGTCGAGGTCGTCTTCACCAAACTCCACGCCGGCGGCAAGTTCGGCAGTGGATCGTATGCGGCCTCCGGGGGACTGCACGGCGTTGGCGCATCCGTCGTCAATGCGCTGTCGGAACGACTCGATGTCGAAGTCGACCGCGACGGCAAGACCTGGGCGATGTCCTTCCACCGGGGAGAACCGGGAATCTTCGCCGACTCCGGGGACGGCCCGAGGGCTGATGCCGTATTCACCCCGTTCGAGAACAAGAGCGAGTTGAGGGTCGTGGGCAAGGTCGCCCGCGGTGTGACCGGCACCCGGATCCGCTACTGGGCGGATCCGCAGATCTTCAGCCGGGGCACGACCTTCCAGACCGACGAGCTCTCGACCCGCGCCCGCCAGACCGCGTTTCTCGTTCGCGGTCTCGGCATCTCCATCACCGACGAGCGCGGCGAAGAGCCGAGCACCGAAGTCTTCCGCTTCGACGGCGGGATCGGCGAGTACGTGGACTTCCTCGCTCCCGACACCGCCCTCACGGAGACCTGGCGGATGTCGGGCTCTGGCACCTTCAGCGAGACCGTCCCCGTGCTCGACGACAAGGGGCACATGGTCGCCACAGAACTCGAGCGCGAGTGCGAGGTCGACATCGCGCTGCGCTGGGGTACGGGTTATGAAACGGTCTTCCGCAGCTACGTGAATATCATCGCCACACCGAAGGGCGGCACCCACCAGGCCGGATTCGAGGCCGGGATGCTCAAGTTCCTGCGCTCTCAGGTCGAGCAGAACGCGCGGCGGCTCAAGGTGGGAACCGGGGCGAACAGCACGGAGAAGATCGAGAAAGACGATGTGCTCGCCGGGCTCACCGCGGTCTTGACGGTGCGGCTTCCAGAACCGCAGTTCGAGGGGCAGACCAAGGAGATCCTCGGGACTCCGGCCGTGCGCAACATCGTGGCTGCCGTCGTGGCGAAGACCATGGCCGAGAGATTCGGTTCGCCCAAGCGCGACGACAAGACCCAGTCGGCTCTCGTGCTCGACAAGATCGTCGCGGAGATGAAGTCCCGCATCTCGGCACGGGCGCACAAGGAGACCCAGCGCCGCAAGAACGCACTGGAGAACTCGTCCCTTCCTGCCAAGCTCGTGGACTGCCGCAGCTCGGATGTCGCCAACAGCGAGCTCTTCGTCGTGGAGGGTGACTCCGCGCTCGGCACGGCGAAGCTCGCGCGGGACAGCGAATATCAGGCCCTCCTGCCCATCCGCGGCAAGATCCTCAACGTGCAGAAGGCATCGGTCTCCGACATGTTGGGGAATGCCGAATGCGCCTCGATCATCCAGGTGATCGGAGCCGGATCCGGCCGAAGCTTCGACCTCGCGACTGCACGGTACGGCAAGGTGATCATCATGAGCGACGCGGATGTCGACGGCGCCCACATCCGCACCCTGCTGCTCACCCTGTTCTTCCGCTACATGCCCGACATGATCAGGGACGGGCGAGTGTACGCGGCGGTTCCCCCGCTGCACCGGGTGATCGTGATGAATCCCGGCACCAAACCGAACGAGACGATCTACACCTACTCTGAGCAGGAACTCAACGGTGTGCTCGCGGGGCTCAAGAAGTCCAACAAGCGCTATCAGGATCCCATCCAGCGCTACAAGGGACTCGGCGAGATGGATGCCGACCAGCTGGCGACCACCACGATGGACCGCCACCACCGCACCCTCCGGCGAGTGCAGATCACCGACGCGGCGAATGCCGAGCGCGTCTTCGAGTTGCTCATGGGGAACGATGTGGCCCCGCGCAAGGACTTCATCATCGCCGGCTCCGACGGGCTCTCCCGCGAACGCATCGACGTCTGA
- a CDS encoding alanine racemase gives MVSSDPTTVPTATVDLSAYRRNLARLGERIAPAALMAVVKADAYGHGLVPVARAAVEAGLGWIGSLDIETGLVLRENGIPRDVSVFTWLLGPDEDYAAAIEAELDLGVSTIGQLEAIAGAGASLRARVHLKIDTGLHRNGASVHEWPGLVARAIELSDRIELVGAWTHIAEASDDDDSIAIARFAAAVAVAEQLGARFAVRHLAASAAAFARADARFDLVRIGAFSYGISPGGGITPSSLWLEPVMTLTAPVIAVRDGLATIGIGFGDGIPSAAAGVLQLSIDGRLHEIVAVHIDSLVVDTGEALVRPGGTAVLFGSGADGEPTLQEWADELGTIGEEIVTRLSPRILRRFFE, from the coding sequence ATGGTGTCGTCCGATCCGACGACAGTGCCGACGGCGACGGTTGATCTCTCCGCCTATCGTCGCAACCTCGCGCGGCTCGGCGAGCGGATCGCACCGGCCGCGCTCATGGCCGTGGTGAAGGCGGATGCCTACGGCCACGGTCTCGTGCCGGTTGCGCGCGCCGCGGTAGAGGCGGGGCTCGGATGGATCGGCTCCCTCGACATCGAGACCGGACTGGTACTGCGAGAGAACGGCATCCCGCGCGACGTGTCGGTGTTCACCTGGCTGCTCGGTCCAGACGAGGACTACGCGGCGGCGATCGAGGCCGAACTGGATCTCGGCGTGTCGACGATCGGCCAGCTCGAGGCGATAGCGGGTGCTGGCGCCTCCCTGCGAGCGCGGGTCCACCTCAAGATCGACACCGGCCTCCACCGAAATGGCGCGAGCGTCCACGAGTGGCCGGGGCTCGTGGCGCGGGCGATCGAGCTGTCCGACCGCATCGAGCTCGTCGGAGCCTGGACCCACATCGCCGAGGCCTCGGACGACGACGACTCGATCGCTATCGCACGGTTCGCTGCGGCGGTCGCCGTGGCCGAGCAACTCGGTGCGCGCTTCGCCGTGCGGCATCTCGCGGCGAGCGCAGCCGCCTTCGCGAGGGCGGATGCGCGGTTCGATCTGGTGCGGATCGGGGCGTTCTCCTACGGGATCTCACCGGGTGGCGGCATCACGCCCTCATCGCTGTGGCTCGAACCCGTGATGACCCTGACCGCCCCCGTCATCGCCGTGCGTGATGGACTCGCGACAATCGGCATCGGCTTCGGTGACGGCATCCCGAGCGCAGCTGCCGGGGTGCTGCAGCTCTCCATCGACGGGCGCCTTCACGAGATCGTCGCGGTTCACATCGACAGCCTCGTGGTCGATACGGGGGAGGCGCTGGTGCGACCCGGGGGCACCGCGGTACTCTTCGGCAGCGGAGCGGACGGCGAGCCGACGCTGCAGGAATGGGCAGACGAGCTCGGCACGATCGGCGAAGAGATCGTGACCCGACTGAGTCCGCGTATCCTGCGCCGCTTCTTCGAGTGA
- a CDS encoding alanine racemase C-terminal domain-containing protein, giving the protein MREVMTLPGSRIHSASIDLSAIRDNAAVLARRAGSRVLVADVRADAYGHGLTAVTDAALDGGAFIRDLDFAASSGVHGDFVSAGVALYGLSSDPELRAAMRVSALVVGTKTIDAGESVSYGYTWTASARTNLALVGIGYADGLDRIASNVGSLLLEGAARRIVGRVAMNALVLDLGSDRAAIGDEAVVFGDPLAGEPAVWDWAGSLGRPSAEIVSVFGSHLPRVY; this is encoded by the coding sequence GTGCGAGAGGTGATGACGCTGCCCGGTTCACGCATTCACAGCGCGAGCATCGACCTCTCGGCGATCCGTGACAATGCCGCCGTGCTCGCCCGCCGGGCCGGTTCTCGTGTGCTGGTGGCCGACGTGCGGGCGGATGCTTACGGGCACGGCCTCACCGCGGTGACCGACGCCGCGCTGGATGGTGGTGCCTTCATCCGAGACCTCGACTTCGCCGCGTCGTCGGGAGTGCATGGCGACTTCGTCTCCGCCGGCGTCGCGCTGTACGGTCTCTCGTCCGATCCCGAACTGCGGGCGGCGATGCGGGTGAGCGCGCTCGTCGTCGGCACGAAGACCATCGATGCCGGCGAGAGCGTCTCCTATGGCTACACCTGGACAGCGAGTGCACGCACGAACCTGGCATTGGTCGGCATCGGCTATGCCGACGGCCTCGACCGCATCGCCAGCAATGTGGGATCCCTCCTGCTCGAGGGAGCGGCACGGCGCATCGTGGGACGTGTGGCCATGAACGCCCTGGTGCTCGACCTCGGATCCGACCGGGCCGCGATCGGCGACGAAGCCGTGGTCTTCGGCGACCCTCTCGCGGGCGAACCGGCGGTCTGGGACTGGGCAGGCAGCCTCGGGCGACCTTCCGCCGAGATCGTCTCCGTGTTCGGCAGTCACTTGCCGCGGGTGTACTGA
- a CDS encoding type 1 glutamine amidotransferase: MSALTIVQLYPDELGVAGDRGNVMALTKRLEHAGHSVTVVAHEVGSVLPTDVDLVVVGNGPLSAMRNIHADLLANADRLRALRESGVPIFAYGSGAELLGHSISLLDGSSLEGLGILPLRATRVASRSVGYVIVNSPFGQVVGFEDNASRWTLDAGAKPFGILEAGTGNGEGSVEGLLDGSAIGTQVGGPVLPLNPLLTDAIIAFVAERRGLPTNSSAGNESLELYATRAREVIISHAKHVFSRI, encoded by the coding sequence ATGAGTGCCCTGACAATCGTGCAGCTCTACCCGGATGAGCTCGGCGTCGCCGGAGATCGCGGCAATGTCATGGCATTGACAAAGCGACTCGAGCACGCCGGACATTCGGTCACCGTCGTCGCGCACGAAGTGGGATCCGTACTGCCGACGGACGTCGATCTCGTCGTCGTGGGCAACGGTCCGCTCTCGGCGATGCGGAACATCCACGCCGACCTGCTGGCCAACGCCGACCGGCTCCGGGCGCTCCGCGAGAGCGGAGTGCCGATCTTCGCCTACGGCTCCGGTGCGGAGCTTCTCGGTCACTCGATCTCGTTGCTCGACGGCAGTTCGCTGGAGGGGCTCGGCATCCTCCCGCTGAGAGCGACGCGTGTCGCGAGCCGCTCGGTCGGCTATGTCATCGTCAATTCACCGTTCGGCCAGGTCGTCGGCTTCGAAGACAACGCGTCGCGGTGGACGCTGGATGCCGGCGCCAAGCCATTTGGGATCCTCGAGGCGGGAACGGGCAACGGTGAGGGATCGGTCGAGGGACTTCTCGACGGCAGCGCGATCGGCACCCAGGTCGGCGGCCCTGTGCTGCCCCTCAACCCCCTTCTCACCGACGCGATCATCGCCTTCGTCGCAGAGCGCCGTGGACTGCCCACGAACTCCTCCGCGGGGAACGAGAGCCTCGAGCTCTACGCCACGCGGGCCCGAGAAGTGATCATCTCCCACGCGAAGCACGTATTCTCGAGGATCTAG
- a CDS encoding MurT ligase domain-containing protein encodes MSEQKTGGLRGLRYFFPVVAGKAVRALAKLRGGGSAFPGYVTTRLAPHFLRDVTGQFRYGIVYVLGSNGKSTTTHMLTEVLRGHGLTVFTNPSGANLPQGIASSILAESSVLGRVDADIGVLEVDEAFALEFAAVVPPSTVLVLNTQVDQLYRFYETERVADMMLDTAQQAGSHIVTNREDPYLSKIARRYVDGDATTEPDITYFGASADVIARAPHGLFNAKDYRDQAVQAESHRALAELVATDRAGASIIVDGTSVEVTLPAKGLHYAIDAAAALATAAVILGERFDGASSAAAFAAMKPAYGRGELLDFTNRDGVNEQVEFVMFKNAASLQLNLDALPEPPEQVLLAIDEGTPDISWIYDIDFAALDHVDVITGAKAWQIALRLEHEGITIGVVEPDLKKAIDIMRAMPRPSTGLKTWIVNYEIMMLARKQIGFLELENQR; translated from the coding sequence GTGAGCGAGCAGAAAACAGGCGGCCTCCGTGGCCTCAGGTACTTCTTCCCCGTAGTGGCGGGTAAGGCGGTGCGCGCCCTCGCGAAGTTGCGTGGCGGTGGGTCCGCTTTCCCCGGATACGTCACCACGAGGCTGGCACCGCATTTCCTGCGGGATGTCACGGGCCAGTTCCGCTACGGCATCGTCTATGTTTTGGGCAGCAACGGCAAGTCCACGACCACCCACATGCTGACGGAGGTGCTGCGCGGCCACGGACTCACCGTGTTCACGAATCCCTCCGGCGCGAACCTGCCGCAGGGAATCGCGTCGTCGATCCTTGCGGAGTCGAGCGTGCTCGGACGGGTGGATGCCGACATCGGCGTGTTGGAGGTCGATGAGGCCTTCGCGCTCGAGTTCGCGGCGGTCGTGCCGCCCTCGACGGTGCTCGTGCTGAACACGCAGGTGGACCAGCTCTATCGTTTTTACGAGACCGAGCGCGTCGCCGACATGATGCTGGACACCGCCCAGCAGGCGGGGTCGCACATCGTGACGAATCGCGAAGACCCGTACCTGTCGAAGATCGCGCGCCGGTACGTCGACGGCGATGCGACGACCGAGCCCGACATCACCTACTTCGGAGCGTCCGCGGACGTCATCGCGCGTGCCCCTCATGGCCTGTTCAATGCGAAGGACTATCGCGACCAGGCGGTGCAGGCCGAATCGCATCGAGCCCTTGCAGAGTTGGTGGCCACCGACCGCGCCGGCGCCTCGATCATCGTCGATGGCACCAGCGTCGAGGTGACCCTGCCCGCGAAGGGGCTCCACTACGCCATCGATGCCGCAGCGGCGCTGGCAACGGCGGCGGTCATCCTCGGGGAACGCTTCGACGGGGCATCCTCGGCCGCAGCGTTCGCCGCGATGAAGCCGGCCTACGGGCGTGGTGAGTTGCTCGACTTCACCAACCGCGATGGCGTGAACGAGCAGGTCGAGTTCGTGATGTTCAAGAATGCGGCGAGCCTGCAGCTCAACCTCGATGCCCTTCCGGAGCCGCCGGAGCAGGTGCTTCTGGCCATCGATGAGGGCACGCCCGACATCTCCTGGATCTACGACATCGACTTCGCCGCTCTCGATCACGTGGATGTCATCACCGGGGCAAAGGCCTGGCAGATCGCGCTGCGCCTCGAACACGAGGGGATCACCATCGGGGTGGTCGAACCCGACCTGAAGAAGGCGATCGACATCATGCGCGCCATGCCCCGACCGTCCACCGGGTTGAAGACTTGGATCGTGAACTACGAGATCATGATGCTCGCGCGCAAGCAGATCGGTTTCCTCGAACTGGAGAACCAGCGATGA
- a CDS encoding RNA polymerase sigma factor, whose product MATRTKTTAVAEPDVTEEVSADLSAAAAAPVKSTPVKKAAPAKKAATAKAPATAKAPAAAKAPAKKAPAKRGTKAANSDEEDGPDDEADTEAEVVVVADDSKDDDSKEETAEDADEEKEDKTVEVLPSGALVLSLVDDEDEVPVYSSAITGATADPVKDYLKQIGKVALLNAAEEVELAMRIEAGLFAEDKLADMTPAELKSQLGRELTWVAKDGQRAKSHLLGANLRLVVSLAKRYTGRGMQFLDLIQEGNLGLIRAVEKFDYTKGFKFSTYATWWIRQAITRAMADQARTIRIPVHMVEVINKLARVQRQMLQDLGREPTPEELSRELDMTPEKVIEVQKYGREPISLHTPLGEDGDSEFGDLIEDTEAVVPADAVGFTMLQKQLESLLDSLSEREAGVIRMRFGLGDGMPKTLDQIGDTFGVTRERIRQIESKTMAKLRHPSRSQSLRDYLE is encoded by the coding sequence ATGGCCACCCGAACCAAAACCACCGCGGTAGCGGAACCCGATGTCACCGAAGAGGTCAGCGCCGACCTTTCGGCTGCCGCGGCCGCGCCCGTGAAGTCCACCCCTGTGAAGAAGGCAGCCCCGGCGAAGAAGGCCGCAACCGCAAAGGCGCCGGCAACCGCAAAGGCGCCGGCAGCCGCGAAGGCACCGGCCAAGAAGGCTCCGGCCAAGCGCGGCACCAAGGCTGCGAACTCCGATGAGGAAGACGGCCCCGACGATGAGGCCGACACCGAGGCCGAAGTCGTCGTCGTCGCGGACGACAGCAAAGACGATGACTCGAAGGAAGAGACCGCCGAGGATGCCGACGAGGAGAAGGAAGACAAGACGGTTGAGGTGCTTCCCTCCGGTGCCCTCGTGTTGTCTCTCGTCGACGACGAAGACGAAGTTCCGGTCTACTCATCGGCGATCACCGGTGCCACTGCCGACCCGGTCAAGGACTACCTGAAGCAGATCGGAAAGGTCGCACTCCTCAACGCGGCCGAAGAGGTCGAGCTCGCCATGCGCATCGAGGCGGGGCTCTTCGCCGAGGACAAGCTCGCCGACATGACCCCGGCAGAACTCAAGTCGCAGCTCGGACGCGAGCTCACCTGGGTGGCCAAAGACGGACAGCGCGCAAAGAGCCACTTGCTCGGCGCGAACCTCCGCCTCGTCGTCTCACTCGCGAAGCGCTACACGGGCCGGGGAATGCAGTTCCTCGACCTCATCCAGGAGGGCAACCTCGGGCTCATCCGTGCCGTCGAGAAGTTCGACTACACCAAGGGCTTCAAGTTCTCCACCTACGCCACCTGGTGGATCCGCCAGGCGATCACGCGAGCGATGGCCGACCAGGCCCGCACCATCCGCATCCCGGTACACATGGTCGAGGTCATCAACAAGCTCGCCCGCGTGCAGCGCCAGATGCTGCAGGATCTCGGTCGCGAGCCCACCCCGGAGGAGTTGAGCCGCGAGCTCGACATGACGCCGGAGAAGGTCATCGAGGTGCAGAAGTACGGGCGCGAGCCCATCTCGCTTCACACCCCCCTCGGCGAGGATGGCGACAGCGAGTTCGGTGACCTCATCGAAGACACCGAGGCTGTCGTGCCGGCGGATGCCGTCGGCTTCACCATGCTCCAGAAGCAGCTCGAATCACTGCTCGACTCGCTCTCCGAGCGTGAGGCGGGCGTGATCCGCATGCGTTTCGGCCTCGGCGATGGAATGCCGAAGACCCTCGACCAGATCGGTGACACGTTCGGCGTGACGCGTGAGCGCATCCGCCAGATCGAGTCGAAGACGATGGCGAAACTTCGCCACCCGTCGCGGTCGCAGTCTCTTCGCGACTACCTCGAGTAA